A genome region from Bradyrhizobium sp. WSM1417 includes the following:
- a CDS encoding outer membrane protein gives MITSESSSSMERSMRRLLLAVAMLGTVSAAHAADLSDLPILRGSFSDGLSKTSHNWDGFYVGGQFGFATTDVDFSHAPKTMTDFMLRNSILQAPVGGWSLLPSNHVQSTGFGAYVGRNWQLYDAVFGLEANYSYMNNLATSASDSMTRILDGEAAPAGHTYTYVTSLGGGAALKLKDYATFRGRVGWDGGDFMPYAFAGFAIGRAEVSRFATVSWQKYDDFDEVVVNGGVTTTVHRHLPAGTDTLSKTELRTNSFMYGWTAGIGIEYAICNNILLRGEWEHVGFWDVKDITVGLNNFRVGVGYQF, from the coding sequence ATGATCACGAGCGAAAGTTCGAGTTCGATGGAGCGTTCGATGCGTAGGCTTTTGTTGGCGGTGGCGATGTTGGGGACGGTCTCTGCAGCGCACGCGGCCGATCTCTCCGATCTTCCCATCCTCCGAGGTAGCTTCAGCGACGGGCTGTCAAAGACGTCCCACAACTGGGACGGTTTTTATGTCGGCGGCCAGTTCGGTTTTGCCACGACCGACGTTGATTTCAGTCATGCTCCGAAGACGATGACCGACTTCATGCTTCGTAACAGCATCCTTCAGGCGCCGGTCGGCGGCTGGTCGCTGCTGCCGAGTAACCACGTGCAGTCGACCGGGTTTGGCGCCTATGTCGGCCGCAATTGGCAGCTCTACGATGCGGTGTTCGGCCTAGAGGCCAATTACAGCTACATGAACAATCTGGCGACCTCGGCAAGTGATTCCATGACACGCATTCTCGACGGTGAGGCCGCGCCAGCGGGCCATACCTATACCTATGTCACTTCACTCGGTGGTGGTGCTGCGCTAAAGCTGAAGGATTACGCCACCTTCCGCGGCCGGGTCGGCTGGGATGGAGGCGACTTCATGCCGTATGCCTTTGCCGGCTTCGCAATCGGACGCGCCGAAGTTTCGAGATTTGCGACAGTATCCTGGCAGAAGTACGACGACTTCGACGAGGTTGTAGTCAACGGCGGCGTAACCACAACCGTTCATCGACATCTGCCCGCCGGTACGGACACACTGTCCAAGACTGAGCTGCGCACCAACAGCTTCATGTACGGATGGACGGCCGGTATCGGTATCGAGTACGCGATCTGCAACAACATCCTGCTTCGCGGCGAATGGGAGCATGTCGGCTTCTGGGACGTGAAGGACATCACTGTCGGCTTGAACAACTTCCGCGTCGGCGTTGGCTACCAATTCTGA
- a CDS encoding alpha-hydroxy acid oxidase, which translates to MKHITCIDDLRTLHQRRVPKAFFDYCDRGSYAEETLRANRDDMQAIKFRQRILVDVSKRDTATTILGEPSTMPLMLAPVGLLGMQHGDGEIHACRAAQAAGIPFTQSTMSICSIEDIAASVEKPFWFQLYVMKDRGFIKELIQRAIAAKCSALVLTVDLQVIGQRHADIKNGMTVPPEWSLSKLLDFASKPTWVSGVLQGKRRTFGNIAGHVKNTGDLNRLAEWTASQFDTSLNWKDVEWVRSIWPGKLIIKGILDVEDAEEAAKTGAQALVVSNHGGRQLDGAPSSIEVLPEIAEAVGDRMEIMFDGGIRSGQDVMRALALGAKSCMIGRAYAYGLGAGGQAGVAKAIDIIQKELLTTMGLCGVNRIDEIDEHIIAM; encoded by the coding sequence ATGAAGCACATCACCTGTATCGACGATCTTCGCACACTGCATCAGCGCCGCGTGCCGAAGGCGTTCTTCGATTATTGCGACCGCGGCTCCTACGCCGAGGAAACGCTGCGCGCCAACCGCGACGACATGCAGGCGATCAAGTTCCGCCAGCGCATCCTGGTCGACGTCTCCAAGCGCGACACCGCGACCACGATCCTCGGCGAGCCCTCGACCATGCCGCTGATGCTCGCGCCTGTGGGCCTGCTCGGCATGCAGCATGGCGACGGCGAGATCCATGCCTGCCGCGCCGCGCAAGCCGCCGGTATCCCGTTCACGCAGTCGACGATGTCGATCTGCTCGATCGAGGACATCGCGGCCAGTGTCGAGAAGCCGTTCTGGTTCCAGCTCTACGTGATGAAGGACCGCGGCTTCATCAAGGAATTGATCCAGCGCGCGATCGCGGCGAAATGCTCCGCGCTGGTGCTGACCGTCGATCTCCAGGTGATCGGCCAGCGCCACGCCGATATCAAGAACGGCATGACGGTGCCGCCGGAATGGTCGCTCTCGAAGCTGTTGGATTTCGCCAGCAAGCCCACCTGGGTCTCCGGCGTGCTGCAAGGCAAGCGCCGCACCTTCGGCAACATCGCCGGCCATGTGAAGAACACCGGGGACCTCAATCGCCTCGCGGAGTGGACGGCCTCGCAGTTCGATACGTCCCTGAACTGGAAGGATGTCGAGTGGGTCCGCAGCATCTGGCCGGGCAAGCTGATCATCAAGGGCATTCTCGACGTCGAGGACGCCGAGGAAGCCGCCAAGACCGGCGCGCAGGCTCTCGTCGTCTCGAACCATGGCGGCCGGCAGCTCGACGGCGCGCCGTCATCGATCGAGGTGCTGCCCGAGATCGCCGAGGCGGTCGGTGACAGGATGGAGATCATGTTCGACGGCGGCATCCGCTCCGGCCAGGACGTGATGCGCGCACTCGCGCTCGGCGCAAAGTCCTGCATGATCGGCCGCGCCTATGCCTACGGCCTTGGCGCCGGCGGCCAGGCCGGCGTCGCCAAGGCGATCGACATCATCCAGAAGGAACTGCTCACCACCATGGGCCTGTGCGGCGTCAACAGGATTGACGAGATCGACGAACATATCATTGCGATGTGA
- the glmM gene encoding phosphoglucosamine mutase encodes MSRKYFGTDGIRGRANGLITPELALKVGQAAGLAFQRGDHRHRVVIGKDTRLSGYMIEYAMVAGFTSVGMDVLLVGPMPTPAVAMLTKSMRADLGVMISASHNLFEDNGIKLFGPQGFKLSDDVEKQIEQLLDEPIDKRLAQSASLGRARRIDGVHDRYIEFAKRTLPRDLSLDGLRVVVDCANGAAYKVVPEALWELGADVIPIGVEPDGFNINKECGSTSPEALSRKVREMRADIGIALDGDADRVILVDERGHIVDGDQLLAVIAQSWKEDGRLSRSGIVATVMSNLGLERFLNAQGLDLVRTPVGDRYVLEQMLSGGYNLGGEQSGHIILSDYATTGDGFVAALQVLAVVQKLRRPVSEVCHRFDPLPQILKNVRHKGGKPLDNSDVKSAISDGEQRLNGHGRLLIRSSGTEPVIRVMGEGEDRILVEDVVDTIVSALGQAAA; translated from the coding sequence ATGAGCCGCAAATATTTCGGGACGGACGGGATCCGGGGCCGCGCCAACGGACTGATCACGCCGGAGCTCGCGCTCAAGGTCGGCCAGGCCGCGGGCCTTGCGTTTCAGCGCGGTGACCACCGCCACAGGGTCGTGATCGGCAAGGACACCCGCCTGTCCGGCTACATGATCGAATACGCGATGGTCGCGGGCTTCACCTCGGTCGGCATGGACGTGCTGCTGGTCGGCCCGATGCCGACGCCGGCGGTCGCGATGCTGACCAAGTCGATGCGCGCCGATCTCGGCGTGATGATCTCCGCTTCGCACAATCTGTTCGAGGACAACGGCATCAAGCTGTTCGGCCCGCAGGGCTTCAAGCTCTCCGACGACGTCGAGAAGCAGATCGAGCAGCTGCTCGACGAGCCCATCGACAAGCGTCTCGCCCAGAGCGCCAGTCTCGGCCGCGCCCGCCGCATCGACGGCGTGCATGACCGCTACATCGAATTCGCCAAGCGCACGCTGCCGCGCGATCTGTCGCTCGACGGCCTGCGCGTCGTGGTCGATTGCGCCAATGGCGCCGCCTACAAGGTGGTGCCGGAAGCGCTGTGGGAGCTGGGCGCCGACGTGATTCCGATCGGGGTCGAGCCCGACGGCTTCAACATCAACAAGGAATGCGGCTCCACCTCGCCGGAAGCGCTGTCAAGGAAGGTCCGCGAGATGCGTGCCGACATCGGCATCGCGCTCGACGGTGACGCCGATCGCGTCATCCTGGTCGACGAGCGCGGCCACATCGTCGACGGCGACCAGCTGCTCGCGGTGATCGCGCAGAGCTGGAAGGAAGACGGCCGGCTGTCGCGATCGGGCATCGTCGCCACCGTGATGTCGAACCTCGGGCTCGAGCGCTTCCTCAATGCGCAGGGGCTCGATCTCGTGCGCACGCCGGTCGGCGATCGCTACGTGCTCGAGCAGATGCTGAGCGGCGGCTACAATCTCGGCGGCGAGCAATCCGGCCACATCATCCTGTCCGACTACGCCACCACCGGCGACGGCTTCGTTGCCGCATTGCAGGTGCTTGCCGTGGTGCAGAAGCTGCGCCGCCCGGTGTCGGAAGTCTGCCACCGCTTCGATCCGCTGCCGCAGATCCTGAAGAACGTCCGTCACAAGGGCGGCAAGCCGCTCGACAATTCCGACGTCAAATCGGCGATCTCCGACGGCGAGCAGCGGCTCAACGGCCACGGCCGCCTGCTGATCCGCTCCTCCGGCACCGAGCCGGTGATCCGCGTCATGGGCGAGGGCGAGGATCGCATCCTGGTCGAGGACGTCGTCGATACCATCGTCTCGGCGCTGGGCCAGGCCGCAGCTTAA
- a CDS encoding MFS transporter, protein MNKPVVVSEETLTEPVLVSDVAPAAKAAGPAYVVLAGISFSHFLNDTMQSLIASVYPILKDTYALDFAQIGMITLAFQFTASLLQPVVGHYTDKKAQPYSLSIGMASTFFGLLLLSVAHQYLVILVAAALVGLGSAVFHPESARIARLASGGRYGFAQSVFQLGGSFGTSMGPVLAALIVVPFGQGSIAWFSSIAFLAILILWRIGRWYEPQIKAKKTAVARAHPDAPNSRRVVIALLVLVALLFSKQLYVSSLSSYYIFYLIDRFGVSTQAAQMYLFIFLAANAVGAFLGGPLGDRFGRKIVIWISILGALPFTLALPYAGLYASAVLSVVIGLIISSTTSSIIVFAQELVPHRFGMISGVFFGVAFGIGGLGAAVLGKLADHTSIEFVYQVCAYLPAIGLLAVFLPKLPRHAR, encoded by the coding sequence GTGAACAAGCCAGTCGTCGTCTCAGAGGAAACACTGACCGAGCCCGTCCTCGTCAGCGACGTGGCACCCGCCGCCAAGGCCGCAGGGCCGGCCTATGTCGTGCTGGCCGGCATCAGCTTCTCGCACTTCCTCAACGACACCATGCAGTCGCTGATCGCTTCCGTGTATCCGATCCTGAAGGACACCTACGCGCTCGACTTCGCGCAGATCGGCATGATCACGCTGGCCTTCCAGTTCACGGCCTCGCTGCTCCAGCCGGTGGTCGGCCACTACACCGACAAGAAGGCGCAGCCCTATTCGCTGTCGATCGGCATGGCCTCGACCTTCTTCGGTCTGCTGCTGCTTAGCGTTGCCCACCAATATCTGGTCATCCTCGTCGCCGCCGCGCTGGTTGGTCTCGGCTCGGCGGTGTTTCACCCGGAATCGGCGCGCATCGCGCGGCTGGCCTCCGGCGGCCGCTACGGTTTTGCGCAATCGGTGTTCCAGCTCGGCGGCAGTTTTGGCACCTCGATGGGACCGGTGCTGGCCGCGCTCATCGTGGTGCCGTTCGGGCAGGGCAGCATCGCCTGGTTCTCCTCGATCGCCTTCCTCGCGATCCTCATCCTCTGGCGCATCGGCCGCTGGTACGAACCGCAGATCAAGGCGAAGAAGACCGCGGTGGCTCGAGCCCATCCCGACGCGCCGAACTCGCGTCGCGTCGTCATTGCGCTCCTCGTGCTGGTCGCGCTGCTGTTCTCGAAGCAGCTCTACGTCTCGAGCCTGTCGAGCTACTACATCTTTTATCTGATCGACCGCTTCGGCGTGTCGACGCAGGCAGCGCAGATGTATCTCTTCATTTTCCTCGCGGCGAACGCGGTCGGCGCTTTTCTCGGCGGTCCCCTGGGCGATCGCTTCGGCCGCAAGATCGTGATCTGGATCTCGATCCTGGGGGCGCTGCCGTTCACGCTGGCGCTGCCCTATGCCGGGCTCTATGCGAGCGCGGTGCTATCAGTCGTCATCGGCCTGATCATCTCCTCGACGACGTCGTCGATCATCGTGTTCGCGCAGGAGCTGGTGCCGCACCGCTTCGGCATGATCTCCGGCGTGTTCTTCGGTGTCGCCTTCGGCATCGGCGGCCTGGGCGCCGCCGTGCTCGGCAAGCTCGCCGACCACACCTCGATCGAATTCGTCTACCAGGTCTGCGCCTATCTCCCGGCGATCGGCCTGCTTGCGGTGTTTCTGCCCAAGCTGCCGCGGCACGCGCGTTAA
- a CDS encoding outer membrane protein: MRSVKSLFAAGAATLISSMAFAADMPIAAPPPMYAPPAPPADFGGWYLRGDVGMTNQSAKRIDSALPVGYQKSTEGLGFDSSPLFDLGVGYRFNNWFRTDVIGQYRGKANLHGADNVIGPGFVGSNNYSGSKSEWVVMANAYVDLGTWWCITPFIGAGVGGSYNKISGFRDDGVSYTVGGTPPLANSVAYFADNGKWNLAWAAHAGLAYKVNPGFTVELAYSYMNLGDAAPGNYRLFDNSASGPTSIKIKELTSHDVKLGVRWDLNSPPAYMPPLVTKG, translated from the coding sequence ATGCGTAGCGTTAAGTCTCTCTTTGCCGCGGGTGCGGCAACCCTGATCTCCTCGATGGCGTTCGCCGCCGACATGCCGATCGCGGCGCCCCCTCCGATGTACGCGCCCCCGGCACCGCCCGCCGACTTCGGCGGCTGGTATCTGCGCGGCGACGTCGGCATGACCAACCAGAGCGCCAAGCGCATCGACAGCGCCTTGCCCGTTGGATATCAGAAGTCGACAGAGGGACTCGGCTTCGATTCTTCGCCGCTGTTCGATCTCGGTGTCGGCTACCGCTTCAACAACTGGTTCCGCACGGACGTGATCGGCCAGTATCGGGGCAAGGCCAACCTGCACGGCGCAGACAACGTGATCGGGCCCGGCTTTGTCGGCTCCAACAATTACAGCGGCAGCAAGTCCGAGTGGGTCGTCATGGCGAATGCCTATGTCGATCTCGGCACCTGGTGGTGCATCACGCCGTTCATCGGTGCCGGTGTCGGCGGCTCCTACAACAAGATCAGCGGCTTCCGTGACGACGGCGTGTCATACACCGTCGGTGGTACTCCGCCCCTCGCCAACAGCGTCGCCTACTTCGCCGACAACGGGAAGTGGAACCTCGCTTGGGCCGCCCATGCCGGTCTCGCCTACAAGGTCAATCCCGGGTTCACGGTCGAACTGGCCTATAGCTACATGAACCTCGGCGATGCGGCGCCCGGCAACTACCGCTTGTTCGACAACAGCGCCTCGGGGCCGACGTCGATCAAGATCAAGGAGCTCACCTCGCATGACGTCAAGCTCGGCGTGCGCTGGGACCTCAACAGCCCGCCGGCCTACATGCCGCCGCTCGTCACCAAGGGCTGA